A segment of the Acidobacteriota bacterium genome:
GAAGATTCGGTGCCGCCCTTCCTGCGGGGAAAGAATCGGGGATGGGTTACCAGCGAATACGCCATGCTTCCCAGGGCTACCGATACCCGTACCCCTCGGGAATCCAGTCGCGGCAGGGTCTCGGGCCGGACTCACGAGATTCAGCGCTTGATCGGCCGCTCGCTGCGGAGCGTCACGCGCCTGCAGGATCTGGGAGAACGGACCGTCTGGGTGGATTGCGATGTAATCCAGGCGGACGGCGGGACCCGCACCGCTTCCATCACCGGCGCCTTTGTGGCGCTGGCTCTGGCTCTACAAGGACTTGTGGAACGAGGAACCCTGCCGGTCCTGCCGATCAAGGACTATGTGGCAGCTACCAGCGTGGGTGTCGTGGCAGGAACGCCGTTATTGGACCTCAACTACGAAGAGGATTCCCGGGCCCAGGTCGATATGAACGTAGTCCAGACGGGCGACGGCTCGCTGGTGGAGGTGCAGGGGACGGCTGAAGGAGATCCCTTTTCCCGCCAAGCCCTGGGCATCCTCATGGATCTGGCTGCCGAAGGCATAGCCCGACTGGTCGAGATCCAGAAGAGCCTGATCCGGTTCTGACCAAGTTGTAACCGGCTTCGCATCGCTTCGTCGGCGCATCCCGAAAGACCTGCAACGTGTCCACCGAGCCCAAACCGACTCGCCGCTGGTCGCCGTCTTCCCTGGGGCCCCGGTTGCTGGTGGCCACCTTCAATCGGGGCAAACTCAGGGAAATGATGTCGTCGCTGGCGATGGCGCCGGTCGATCTGGAATCTCTGGAGGCGGTTCCCGGGGTGACGACGGCTCCGGAAGAGGGAACCACCTTCGAGGCCAACGCCCGCCAGAAAGCGGTCCACTACAGCCGATATACCGAGCTCCCGACCATAGCCGACGACTCGGGGCTGCTGGTGGATGCGCTGGGTGGCCGCCCGGGGGTCTATTCCGCCCGCTACCTCAGCGCGCAGGCCAGCGACGCGGAACGTTGCCGCAAAATCCTGGAGGAATTGGACCAGGTGGAGGATGCCAGGCGGACGGCCCGATTCGAGTGCTGGATCGCGCTGGCTCGGCGAGGGGTGGTGCTGGAGGTCTTTCGAGGGACTCTGCCGGGCGTGATTGGACGCGATCTACGGGGGGACAATGGATTTGGCTACGACCCCATTTTCCAGGTTCCCGAGCGGGGCTGTTCCCTGGCGGAATTGAGTCCGGGGGAGAAGTTGAGCATCAGCCACCGTGGCCGGGCCCTGCGAAAACTGCGACAGGCGCTGTTCGGGCACAATCTCCACGCCCGCTCCATCTCTTGACAGCCGGGTGCCCATCGGCTAGCTTGGGTGGTTCGGCAAACCGGACGGGGCGTAGCGCAGCCCGGTAGCGCACCTGCCTTGGGCGCAGGGGGTCGGAGGTTCAAATCCTCTCGCCCCGACCAGTTCTTCCGATGGAAAATGCGGGCTTGGGTCAATAGAGAGCGATGGGCCGGGAAGGCCCGGGCTCCATGGCCACGATGGTATCGCCTCTCCATTCCACTTCGAAGGGGTCGGGGAATCCTGGAGCCCGCTCCCGGGTCCGGCGACCAGGTTGATCGAAGGTGACTGTGACCTTGGACCCCTTGGCCAAAGGCCCCAGGTCGAGGATGGCTCCCTCCGGTCGGATCTCTTCAGGATTGCCGGTCCCCTGCAGCCGCACCGTTTCCGCCGGGATCCAATCCGGCAGTCGAACCCTCACCCGCTCCTCCTGAAGCGCCTCCAATCGCAGCCAGCCGGACCGAGGCACCTGCGAACGCACCCGGAGCCAGGGGGTGTCGGTGCTGAACAGCAGGTTCACCCACACTCCCGATTCCTCCCTCACCACGCTGGCCTGGTAGGCTTCGGCCAATGACTGCAGCGCTCCGCCCATCAGATCGGTGTTGTAGGAGTGGTAGGCGTTGGGCAGCGTGAAGGCGAAGGCGCCCCGGGCCCGGTCCCGAATTTTAGCGTAGGCGTAGTCCCCGGTGTCGGCCAGGGAGGATTGCGGAATCCAGTCGGTTGTCACCACCTGGGCGGCCAGCAAGCCGTTGCGAATCATTCGCTCGGCGTCCTGAAAATAGTGGGGGAGCCCGCTACTGCCCAGCAGCAGGGCGGCTTCCACGAAGTCGCCGGTATTGTTGGCCTCCCCACGGCCCGGCTGATCCGTCCTGCTCTCCTTGGCCCAGCCCCAGGAGGTCCGCCAGCGCCGCAAGCCGACGTCGTAAAGCAGGCGTCCCATGTTCAGGTATCGCTGCTCGCCCGTGAGCAATCCCAGATCGATCAGCGAGGTCATGGTTCCCTCCGAAGAGTGCAGGTGCTCGCCGGCATCCGGCGTCAACTCGCCCTTGGAGGTGAAGCAGGCCTCGATGTTGGCCTCGGCGAAACGCACGGCCAGATCGACCGCCAGGGAATCGCGGGTGGCTCGAAAGTACTTCACCAGGGCCCCGATCAACCGTCCCGAAGTCTGATTGAGCTTGCGGGTCGGAGAGGGGATCCAACCCTGCTCCGAGTACCTGTCCGAGGGAAAGGAACCGGTGGCCCGGGTCACCTCTTCCAGCCTCCTCACAAATCGTCGGGCCAGTTGGATGGAGGGCTCGGATCCTTGCCACCTCCGGAGACCCAGCAACCCCAGCAGGACCTCGCGGGAGTGGTGCAAGGCAGCCGTCCGCTTGCCGTCCGGGCCGGGCAGGGTGTCAAAGGCCAACCCGGAGGGATGGTCGACCGACTCGTGCAGCAACCGCTGCAACCCTTCCACGGCTTCGCGGTCGGCGGGCAGATCCAGGATCGGGGAACAGACGGCCAGCGCATCCAGGAAGCGTCCCACCATGTGGGGTGAACCCCAGTACTCGTGTCGGGCCCAGGTGGGTTCCTCGGTGAGGTTGAAGCGGACGTAGGGAAGGCATCCGCGACTGCGGTTGATGGCGCTCCTGTAGATGTGCCGCACCCCCAGCAGCATGTAGGAACGCAGGTCGGCGTCCTGGAGGCGCCAGGGGTTGAGCCTGGTCTGGTTCTCACTTCCGCCCGAAGGCAGTGGTCCGGCTGCCGGGGCGAGCCGGGTGGCCATCAGGGTCAAGCCGGTCTGGGCAAGCCATTCTCGACGTTGCATCGTGTCATTCCCCAAGGGGCTTCCCGCCCCGGCGCACGGGCCTCCCCGCGGGAGTTCCATTGGCTATCGGCAGCTTGTGCGGGGGAGGTGTGCCGAGGCTGCCCTACGGCTCATTATTGTGGCAAACTCCGGGTTTTTCAACCGGGGCATTGAGCCCGCCCGCCGGCGTTCTGACGCCAGGGCGGCCGGTGTTGTCGGACCAGCTCCTTGTTGATAGAATGCCGGACGAGTTTCCGGCGGCGGAGGATCGCCTCTCCAGTCCGCTCGGAGCGGTTGTCCGGAACCCCGGGCTTTCCCTCCTGCACCGGGAACCATGCACGAGTCGATGAGATACGTCTGGCTGCCATTCGGAATCTTCCTCTGCGCGCTGCTGTCGCCGACTGCCGATTCGGTGGCCCGGGCCGGACAAGTGGTGAAGACCGATCTGTTTGTTGCCGGTGAAGGCGGGTACAAGCTTTACCGCATTCCCGGAATCGTAGTCACCCCCGCCGGCACCGTCCTGGCCTATTGTGAAGCCCGCAAAGGGGATTCCGGCGACTGGGGGACTATTGACGTGATGTTGCGCCGCAGCACCGATGGAGGGAAGACCTGGCTGCCCCGCCGGCGTTTGGTGCATGTGGAGGGCAACCAGCCCCTCAACCCGGTGGCGGCTGCCCAGAAACTTGACAGGCCCGGAGAAAACACCGTCAACAATCCGGTGGCCATCGTCGACTACCAGGACGGCAGCCTGCATTTTCTCTACTGCCTGGAGTATATGCGCTGCTTCTACATGCGCAGCCGGGACGAGGGAGCCACCTGGACAGAGGCTGTCGAGATCACATCCACCTTTGACGCCTTTCGGTCCGAGTATGACTGGAAAGTCATCGCCACCGGACCCGGCCACGGCATTCAACTGCGTCATGGACCCTACGAGGGACGGCTGGTGGTTCCCGTTTGGCTTTCACTGGGCACCGGAGAGCACGCCCATCGCCCCTCGGTGGCCTCGACCATTTTCAGCGACGATCATGGAATGACCTGGCAGCGGGGCGAGATCGCGGTGCCCGACACCCCCGACTCCATCCACCCCAGCGAGACCATCGTGGTGCAACTTGGCGACGGCCGGGTGATGCTGAACACGCGCAGCGAGTCGAAGCAGCATCGCCGTCTGGTGACCGTCGGTCCCGACGGGGCCGGCGGTTGGTCCAGGCCGCGGTTCGATGAGGCATTGCTGGAACCCATCTGCATGGCCGCCATCGTGCGCGTCCGCCGTCCCAGGGGAGCGCAGCCGGGGCTCATCGCATTTTCCAACCCCCACAACCTCTCCCGTCGCCTGGGCGGGGAAATCGCCGGGCGTCCTCGAGACCGGGTGAGGATGGCCATCAAGCTGAGTCACGACGAGGGCCGAACCTGGCCGTACCACCGCATTCTGGAACGGGAATTCAGCGGCTACAGCGATCTGGCGGCACTGCCCGATGGCACTCTGCTCTGTTTCTATGAACGGGGCAGCACCGATGGAAAGAACAACTACCGCCCCGGGCGTCTCACCGTTGCCAGCTTTGACGAGGAGTGGGTCCGAGCGCGGCCGTAACGCGGAAACCGCCGCCCCCCGGCGCGAATCGGGGGTAGGACGGTAACAATCGATCCTTCACTGCTACGGAGTCGGGAGCGTCAGGTATGAACAGAAGAGAGTTTCTGGTTGGCGGAGCCGGGGGCGTTTCGGCTTCCTTGCTTTCGCGGACGAAGGCAGCGGCTGCTTCGCCCGAACCGGCCGATCGAAGCGATCATCGCTTCAGGCTCGGCATATGGCTCAGCGAACTGAAGTTGCCGTTTGCCCAGGAGTTGGACGCCGCCAGGGAGCTGGGTGCGGAATACGTGTGGTTTGAAGGCTCCAGACCGGGTGGCGACTCGGGCATACCCGGGGGCGAGCCCTGCATCGCCACCATGAGTGACGCCGAGGCCGATGCCATGGGTGAAAGCGTCGCCCGGCGTGGCCTCAAGCTCTATCAGATTTGCGCCTACCGTCCCTTTCACAACACCCGACTGGTCGGGCTTACCCCGCACAATCTGTTCGAAGATGCTGAATTTCGCAGTGAATTCGATGGGCTGGTTCGATCCATGCAGATTGCCGCCCGGTTGGGGGTCGGAGCCGTGCATTGCTACGGTTTCTGCTGGCCCGGAGAATGGTCCGCGGGCCAGGGGAGCTGGACAAAGGCGCCGACCTGGCCCATGAAGTGGTTGACCCGGGGCGGCGTCATCGCCGAGGTCGACCTGCGCAAGCTGGTGGCCGCCTTCACCCTGATTCTGGAGCAGGCCGACAAGTACGGCGTGGAGGTCGTGCTGGGGATGCGGCCTTTCCATTACATGAGTTCGACCGGAAACTTTCGGCGGCTGGCGGAAGAACTCGGTTCTGACCGGTTGAAGGTCCAGTGGTCTCCGGCGGACAATGTGCTGATCGGTGAGTGGGATGTCGCCACAGCCGGTTTTACCAATCTGCGGCCCTATCTGCACGGGTTGCATTTGAAGGACGTTCACGTGCATGACGGAGTCGAGGGGCAATTCGAGTGGCGGCCTCTTGGGGAGGGGTCGGTGGGCTATGCCGAGGTGCTTGCGAATCTGCGCCGCCACCGGAGCCAGGCCGTTCTGATGGTCGCCAGCCATTTCCGTCCTGCCGGAGGCACCAACCTGGATGCGATGAGGATCAACTTCGGCAAGATTCAATCTCTCATACAACAGATCGAAGAGGGGGGCTGACCGTCCTATCGCGCCGGCCAGTTCTTTCGGTGAGACTCGCAGATCATTGGAGAGCGATGGGCCGGGAGGGACTGGGGTCCATGGCCACCATGGTATCGCCTCTCCATTCCACCTCGAAGGAGTCCGGGAATCCCGGACCCCGCTCTCGGGTACGGCTCCCGGGCTGATCGAAGGTGGCTGAATCCTTGGACCCCTTGGCCAATGGATCCGGATCGAGGGTGGTTGTCCGCCGTTGGGTCTTGCCGAAACCGCCGTCTTGGTTGACCCGCAACGTTTTCGGCGCAGCTCTGAGCCACCTTCCAACGAATGCTTGATCTGGAAGCGGCTCCGCAGTACACTTCCGCAGTTTGAGACTGCGGCACAGTCTCATTTTGAACACCTCCTGGAGCCTGTGTGCGGAAGGGGGTGGACGATTCGGGAAAGGCGCCTGCAGGGTGGGGCAAAGCCCCGACGGGCAATCGCCTCCGCCATTAAAGGCGGTTGAGTCCCCAGGGAATTCACAGTTCGTCGGGACCTGGCCGACCGACGGTTACAAGTTCGATCGATCAAGAGGGAGGTACGACGACCGCTTTATCGGACGCCGCTTGGACGGGGGCAACGGGCCGGAGCTGACCGGCGAGCCCATTGACGATTGGCTCCCGCAGGTCTTGAAGGAAGCCCGTATTCCCGATCTCGCGTATACCGGTGAAATGGCCGCCGTGAGTTGGTTCGAAGTGATCGCGCAACGCGATCGGGAGGAATCGTGAAATACACCGGTCCGAAAGTCCGTCTGTCAAGAGCGCTCGGAGTGGCGTTGACCCCCAAGGGGCAGATCGCCCTGGAGAAAAAAGCTCAGCGCCCGGGGCAACACGGGGTTCGGCGTCGTCAGATGTCGCCGTACGGTAAACAGCTGCTCGAGAAGCAGCGGCTCCGTTTTCAGTACAACGTTCACGAACGGCAAATGCGGAACTACTACAAGAAAGCCTCTCGCTCGAAAGGGGCGACCGGCGACAACCTCATGCGTCTTCTCGAATCCCGGCTCGATGCGGTGGTTTACCGCACGGGATGGGCGCGCACCATCTACGCGGCAAGGCAGTTTGTCAACCACGGACACGTGGAGGTGCAAGGCGCCCGAGTCGATATTCCGTCCTACTCGGTCAGGCCCGGTCAGACGGTGAGCATCCGGGACAAGTCGCGCAAGCTCCAGTGTTTTCAGGAGGGCGCAGGCATCGACAGCTCGCCGTCCTATCTGGAGGCCGCGGAGTCCGGATTCGAAGTAACGAAGGTTCGCGAGCCGATGCGTGACGAGATCCCAGTGATCTGCGACGTGTTGCAAGTGGTCGAGTTCTACTCCCGCTGACGCCGGCGAGTCTGTTTAGCCCTCAAAAAAGTGTGCCTTCCAGCCGGTGGCATTGGTGCGTGGCGGTATTTCGAGTAGCTCCGGTTGTCCTGCCGGGTAATGATGCTGCAACCCTGTGCCCACGAGTCCCACGGCGGGAACACTTGCCGAATTTGTCTCGACGCTTGATTCGGCGTGGTGTGGCAATGGTTTTGACCACAATTTCCAACCCACCCTGTTGTACGGGACTGGGCT
Coding sequences within it:
- the rph gene encoding ribonuclease PH, yielding MRTDGRESRELRPVTIQPDFIAGAEGSVLIAVGKTRVICAASIEDSVPPFLRGKNRGWVTSEYAMLPRATDTRTPRESSRGRVSGRTHEIQRLIGRSLRSVTRLQDLGERTVWVDCDVIQADGGTRTASITGAFVALALALQGLVERGTLPVLPIKDYVAATSVGVVAGTPLLDLNYEEDSRAQVDMNVVQTGDGSLVEVQGTAEGDPFSRQALGILMDLAAEGIARLVEIQKSLIRF
- the rdgB gene encoding RdgB/HAM1 family non-canonical purine NTP pyrophosphatase yields the protein MSTEPKPTRRWSPSSLGPRLLVATFNRGKLREMMSSLAMAPVDLESLEAVPGVTTAPEEGTTFEANARQKAVHYSRYTELPTIADDSGLLVDALGGRPGVYSARYLSAQASDAERCRKILEELDQVEDARRTARFECWIALARRGVVLEVFRGTLPGVIGRDLRGDNGFGYDPIFQVPERGCSLAELSPGEKLSISHRGRALRKLRQALFGHNLHARSIS
- a CDS encoding glycoside hydrolase family 127 protein, which translates into the protein MQRREWLAQTGLTLMATRLAPAAGPLPSGGSENQTRLNPWRLQDADLRSYMLLGVRHIYRSAINRSRGCLPYVRFNLTEEPTWARHEYWGSPHMVGRFLDALAVCSPILDLPADREAVEGLQRLLHESVDHPSGLAFDTLPGPDGKRTAALHHSREVLLGLLGLRRWQGSEPSIQLARRFVRRLEEVTRATGSFPSDRYSEQGWIPSPTRKLNQTSGRLIGALVKYFRATRDSLAVDLAVRFAEANIEACFTSKGELTPDAGEHLHSSEGTMTSLIDLGLLTGEQRYLNMGRLLYDVGLRRWRTSWGWAKESRTDQPGRGEANNTGDFVEAALLLGSSGLPHYFQDAERMIRNGLLAAQVVTTDWIPQSSLADTGDYAYAKIRDRARGAFAFTLPNAYHSYNTDLMGGALQSLAEAYQASVVREESGVWVNLLFSTDTPWLRVRSQVPRSGWLRLEALQEERVRVRLPDWIPAETVRLQGTGNPEEIRPEGAILDLGPLAKGSKVTVTFDQPGRRTRERAPGFPDPFEVEWRGDTIVAMEPGPSRPIALY
- a CDS encoding sialidase family protein — its product is MRYVWLPFGIFLCALLSPTADSVARAGQVVKTDLFVAGEGGYKLYRIPGIVVTPAGTVLAYCEARKGDSGDWGTIDVMLRRSTDGGKTWLPRRRLVHVEGNQPLNPVAAAQKLDRPGENTVNNPVAIVDYQDGSLHFLYCLEYMRCFYMRSRDEGATWTEAVEITSTFDAFRSEYDWKVIATGPGHGIQLRHGPYEGRLVVPVWLSLGTGEHAHRPSVASTIFSDDHGMTWQRGEIAVPDTPDSIHPSETIVVQLGDGRVMLNTRSESKQHRRLVTVGPDGAGGWSRPRFDEALLEPICMAAIVRVRRPRGAQPGLIAFSNPHNLSRRLGGEIAGRPRDRVRMAIKLSHDEGRTWPYHRILEREFSGYSDLAALPDGTLLCFYERGSTDGKNNYRPGRLTVASFDEEWVRARP
- a CDS encoding TIM barrel protein; amino-acid sequence: MNRREFLVGGAGGVSASLLSRTKAAAASPEPADRSDHRFRLGIWLSELKLPFAQELDAARELGAEYVWFEGSRPGGDSGIPGGEPCIATMSDAEADAMGESVARRGLKLYQICAYRPFHNTRLVGLTPHNLFEDAEFRSEFDGLVRSMQIAARLGVGAVHCYGFCWPGEWSAGQGSWTKAPTWPMKWLTRGGVIAEVDLRKLVAAFTLILEQADKYGVEVVLGMRPFHYMSSTGNFRRLAEELGSDRLKVQWSPADNVLIGEWDVATAGFTNLRPYLHGLHLKDVHVHDGVEGQFEWRPLGEGSVGYAEVLANLRRHRSQAVLMVASHFRPAGGTNLDAMRINFGKIQSLIQQIEEGG
- the rpsD gene encoding 30S ribosomal protein S4: MKYTGPKVRLSRALGVALTPKGQIALEKKAQRPGQHGVRRRQMSPYGKQLLEKQRLRFQYNVHERQMRNYYKKASRSKGATGDNLMRLLESRLDAVVYRTGWARTIYAARQFVNHGHVEVQGARVDIPSYSVRPGQTVSIRDKSRKLQCFQEGAGIDSSPSYLEAAESGFEVTKVREPMRDEIPVICDVLQVVEFYSR